From a region of the Rhodospirillaceae bacterium genome:
- the rpsR gene encoding 30S ribosomal protein S18 encodes MARRPFFRRRKSCPFSGPNAPKIDHMDVKLLQRFMSERGKIVPSRITAVSAKKQRELSRAIKRARFLALIPYVSG; translated from the coding sequence ATGGCCCGCCGCCCGTTTTTCCGCCGCCGCAAGAGCTGCCCCTTCTCCGGCCCGAACGCGCCGAAGATCGACCATATGGACGTCAAGCTGCTGCAGCGCTTCATGTCGGAGCGCGGCAAGATCGTGCCGAGCCGCATCACCGCGGTTTCGGCCAAGAAGCAGCGCGAGCTGTCCCGGGCGATCAAGCGCGCGCGCTTCCTGGCCCTGATCCCCTACGTTTCGGGCTAG